The nucleotide sequence CCGCACCGAACAAATTTCGGCACCGGTGCGGCCGGTGAAGTAGGGCGCGCTCTCTCTGCGTCGCACGCAGAGACCCATAACCACCGCCGTAAGTTGGTGAGAGAAGCCGTCTCCTCTTGTGCCACTTCCATCGGCCGCGGCGTATGGGCCCTGCATTCGCAGGGACGACTTCGTTTCGCTCATCCGCGCTACAGCAACCACAAACCACAAAACCAAAGGCGGCCCGCGGGCCGCCTTTTCTTCATACGCTCAGTGCCGTAATTACCCGCCGTTGCCGCCGATCACCGCGCGCACGGTCTCGTCGGGTCCGAAATCCTCGGCGCCATCGACATAGAGCAGCGCCGACAGTTTCGAGCGCGCGCGGTTGACGCGGCTCTTGATGGTGCCGACCGCGCAGCCGCAGATGGCGGCGGCGTCCTCATAGGAAAAGCCGGAGGCGCCGACCAGGATCAACGCTTCACGCTGGTCCTGCGGCAGCTTGTCGAGCGCGTTGCGAAACTCCTCAAACTCCAGATGCGCATTCTGCGCCGGCTGGGTCTTCAGGGTTTTCGCGTAATTGCCCTCAGCGTCCTCCACCTCGCGCCGCCGCTTCCGGTAGTCCGAGCGGAACAGGTTGCGCAGGATGGTGAACAGCCAGGCCGGCAGGTTCGAGCCGGGCTGGAACGAGTCGATATTGGCAATGGCGCGCAGCAATGTTTCCTGAACCAGGTCGTCCGCACGGTCGCCGTTACCTGAGAGCGAGATCGCGAACGCGCGCAGGCTGGGTACCGACGCCAAAATGTCGTCGCGAAGAGAGTCTGTGAGAGGCATTAGTCCCTCCCGTCATTTTTTGCTGTTTCGTCGATCTGGGCCGCCGCCGCTTCCGGCCCATCGAGCTTACGGATCAGCTCTGCAAAGCGGTCCGGCACGCCCTGTCGGACCACGTCATCGTACATGGCGCGGAGCTGATGCCCGATCCTGGATTGAATCTCTGCATTGAGCCCGCCCTGCTTTTTTACTTCCTTCATGGTCTGATCCACGCTTCCCCGAGAGTTAAGTCTCTGTGGTTTCAAGAGTTTACCTCGAAATTGGGCCTAGGCCGCCGCGTTATAGGTCAAAGGCTAATGCGAATATGTGCGGAAGGTTCCGAAATCTGGGAACTTTTTCCGGAACTTTTTTGTCCCCCGCGAGTAATCGGGGGTGACAGGGGAACCGGGGTCCCCCCGCCGAAACTAAATTTGACGCCCGACGCGGCGGCATCAGGTTACGTCCGTCCGGCTGAGACCCTAAGTTATGGCCAAGGATACGGCCTAAGATAAGGATGGAATGGGGATGTCCCGATCACAGCTCGTTGCTGAACATCTGCCGCTGTTGCGGCGCTATGCCCGTGCGCTGACCGGAAATCAGGCCTCGGGCGATGCCTATGTGGCCGCCATGCTGGAGGCCCTGCTGCAGGATGGCTCCCTGCTGGACGAACGGTTCGGCCCGCGCGCCGGGCTGTTCAAGCTGTTCACCCAGATCTGGAACTCGGTCGCGCTCAACGACAATCCTGATGTCGCGACACTGGCGCTGCCGCCGGAGCGCCGGTTGTCGAACATCACGCCGTTGCCGCGGCAGGCGTTCCTGCTGCTGTCGCTCGAAGGCTTCTCCGAGGAGGAGGTGGCGTTCATCCTCAATACCGACATCGCCGAGACCCGCGCGCTGACGGATGCCGCCGGCCGCGAGATGGCGGCGGAAATCGCCACCGACGTTCTGATCATCGAGGACGAGACTTTCATCGCGATGGACCTCGAGAGCCTCGTGAAGAACCTCGGTCACAACGTAATCGGCGTCGCCCGCACCCATGCCGATGCGGTGGCGCTCGCCAAGAACAAGAAGCCCGGCCTGATCCTCGCCGATATCCAGCTCGCCGACGGCTCGTCGGGCCTGGATGCGGTCAACGAATTGCTGCGCGTGTTCGAGGTGCCGGTGGTGTTCATCACCGCTTACCCCGAGCGCTTCCTGACCGGCGAACGCCCCGAGCCGGCGTTCCTGATCTCGAAACCATTCCAGCCCGCGATGGTCTCTGCCGTCGCCAGCCAGGCGCTATTCTTCCAGCGCAACTCGCGCAACCGCGCGCCGCGGGCGGCCACGGGCTGATCGAGGCGTCACGGCGCAGAGTTGGAATGATCCGGCGTGCCTCACTGCGCGCCGGATTTTTCTCGTCGTGTTGCAGGCCGCGGGCAGTCGGCGGCGAGCAGCGAATGACGTTGGGGGTAGAAACCGATGAGTGTCGGGCTGATCGGCCTTCTCGACGATGTGGCTGCGATCGCGAAGGTAGCCGCAGCCTCCCTCGATGATGTGGCGAGCCAGGCCGCCAAGGCGGGCGCAAAGGCCGCAGGCGTCGTCATCGATGATACCGCGGTCACGCCCGGCTACGTGATCGGATTCGAGCCGAAGCGCGAGCTGCCGATCGTGGGCAAGATCGCGACGGGATCGCTGCGCAACAAGTTGTTGGCCCTGCTGCCCGCGGCCCTCGTGCTCAGCTACTTCCTTGCCTGGTTGATCACACCGCTGCTGATGCTGGGCGGCGCCTATCTCTGCTACGAAGGCGCGGAGAAGGTGCTCGAGGCCGTCATGCCTCACAGTGCACATCGGCATGAGGCTCAACTCGGCACCGTCGCCTTGAACGCGCAGTCGGTCGAGGAAGAAAAAGTCGCAAGCGCGATCAAGACCGACTTCATCCTATCGGCCGAAATCATGGCGATCACGCTGGCGGCCCTCCCCGCAGGGAGCATCTGGAAGCAGTCGCTCGTGCTGGCGGTCGTAGCCGTCGGAATAACCGTCGCCGTGTATGGCTTGGTGGCGCTGATCGTGAAAGCCGACGACGCTGGCGTGGCGCTTGCGAAGAGCGATCGTGCCTCGCTCCTTGGCCGCGCGCTCGGACGTGGCATCGTTCGCGGCATGCCCGTGCTTCTGAAGATTCTCAGCGTGGTCGGCACCGCCGCCATGATTTGGGTGGGCGGCGGCATCATCCTGCATGGCATCGAGGTCTACGCTCCGCCGGCCATCGGCCATATCGTCAAGGCCGCTGCCGAAGCTGTGGCCCACGCATTCCCGTCGCTAGCCGCGATCCTCGAAT is from Bradyrhizobium sp. AZCC 2176 and encodes:
- a CDS encoding DUF808 domain-containing protein; translated protein: MSVGLIGLLDDVAAIAKVAAASLDDVASQAAKAGAKAAGVVIDDTAVTPGYVIGFEPKRELPIVGKIATGSLRNKLLALLPAALVLSYFLAWLITPLLMLGGAYLCYEGAEKVLEAVMPHSAHRHEAQLGTVALNAQSVEEEKVASAIKTDFILSAEIMAITLAALPAGSIWKQSLVLAVVAVGITVAVYGLVALIVKADDAGVALAKSDRASLLGRALGRGIVRGMPVLLKILSVVGTAAMIWVGGGIILHGIEVYAPPAIGHIVKAAAEAVAHAFPSLAAILEWAVEAAISGAIGLLVGAALIPLAGFVFAPAWKLLKSFLQGGRKGS
- a CDS encoding NepR family anti-sigma factor; the protein is MKEVKKQGGLNAEIQSRIGHQLRAMYDDVVRQGVPDRFAELIRKLDGPEAAAAQIDETAKNDGRD
- a CDS encoding sigma-70 family RNA polymerase sigma factor, producing MPLTDSLRDDILASVPSLRAFAISLSGNGDRADDLVQETLLRAIANIDSFQPGSNLPAWLFTILRNLFRSDYRKRRREVEDAEGNYAKTLKTQPAQNAHLEFEEFRNALDKLPQDQREALILVGASGFSYEDAAAICGCAVGTIKSRVNRARSKLSALLYVDGAEDFGPDETVRAVIGGNGG
- a CDS encoding response regulator, with product MSRSQLVAEHLPLLRRYARALTGNQASGDAYVAAMLEALLQDGSLLDERFGPRAGLFKLFTQIWNSVALNDNPDVATLALPPERRLSNITPLPRQAFLLLSLEGFSEEEVAFILNTDIAETRALTDAAGREMAAEIATDVLIIEDETFIAMDLESLVKNLGHNVIGVARTHADAVALAKNKKPGLILADIQLADGSSGLDAVNELLRVFEVPVVFITAYPERFLTGERPEPAFLISKPFQPAMVSAVASQALFFQRNSRNRAPRAATG